One genomic window of Actinoalloteichus hoggarensis includes the following:
- a CDS encoding phosphotransferase family protein, producing the protein MNPVVPSARAARPAWRDVPESTRLSIQARLTAPVVQALGQAGGFTPGAASRLLLADGRRVFVKALPADHPSAAAYRAEARVCAQLPIEAPAPRLLFTVEKEWTALVFEDVDGREPSLRPGSPDLAAVLVAVGGLARGLTPCPLSSVPAVLDDLGPLLQGWSALRVDPPADLDPWARTHLDSLVAMETAWHPWADGDTLLHNDLRPDNMIRRLDGRIMVVDWASPARGAAWLDVAGLVPALLMAGHEPRHAERLVTTRPSVASVPAWAVTGFAAALAGHWEWSRRLPESDGACGLRRFQARAAVAALAWFRHRMRLS; encoded by the coding sequence GTGAACCCGGTGGTGCCCTCTGCTCGCGCCGCCCGACCCGCCTGGCGGGACGTGCCGGAGTCCACCCGTCTCTCGATCCAGGCCAGGCTCACCGCTCCGGTGGTACAGGCCCTCGGACAGGCAGGCGGCTTCACACCGGGGGCGGCCAGCAGGCTGCTGCTCGCCGACGGCCGACGTGTCTTCGTGAAGGCACTGCCTGCGGATCACCCGTCGGCCGCCGCCTATCGGGCCGAGGCGCGTGTCTGTGCGCAGCTGCCGATCGAGGCACCCGCGCCGAGGCTGCTGTTCACCGTGGAGAAGGAGTGGACGGCGCTGGTCTTCGAGGACGTCGACGGTCGGGAACCCAGCCTCCGCCCGGGCTCCCCGGACCTGGCGGCCGTGCTCGTCGCCGTCGGCGGCCTGGCGCGCGGGCTCACTCCGTGTCCGCTGTCCTCGGTGCCCGCCGTCTTGGACGACCTCGGTCCGCTGTTGCAGGGCTGGTCCGCGCTGCGTGTCGACCCGCCTGCGGACCTCGATCCCTGGGCGCGGACTCATCTCGACTCGCTCGTGGCGATGGAGACCGCGTGGCATCCGTGGGCGGACGGTGACACGCTGCTGCACAACGACCTGCGGCCGGACAACATGATCAGGAGACTGGACGGCCGGATCATGGTGGTCGACTGGGCCTCGCCCGCGCGCGGAGCGGCCTGGCTGGACGTCGCGGGGCTGGTGCCCGCCCTGCTGATGGCCGGGCACGAGCCGCGCCATGCCGAGCGGCTCGTCACGACCCGCCCGTCGGTCGCGAGCGTCCCGGCCTGGGCCGTCACCGGCTTCGCCGCCGCGCTGGCAGGACACTGGGAGTGGAGCAGGCGCCTGCCGGAGTCGGACGGCGCGTGCGGCCTGCGTCGTTTCCAGGCCAGGGCCGCGGTCGCCGCCCTCGCCTGGTTCCGACATCGGATGCGCCTGTCCTGA
- a CDS encoding proline--tRNA ligase, which translates to MITRMSSLFLRTLREDPADAEVPSHKLLVRAGYVRRVAPGGYSWLPLGLRVLRNIERIVREEMESFGAQEIQFPALLPREPYETSNRWTEYGDTLFRVKDRKGADFLLGPTHEELFTLTVKGEYGSYKDFPVTLYQIQTKYRDEERPRAGILRTREFLMKDSYSFDVDDEGLANSYQQHRDAYIRIFDRLGLRYVIVSAVSGAMGGSASEEFLAESETGEDTFVRCLESGFAANVEAITTPAPAARPFDDVPAASVHHTPNTPTIATLVDHLNAADLGRAFTAADTLKNVMVKTRAPGAEEWELLGVGVPGDREVDFKRLEASLYPTEVALLEESDFQRNPFMVKGYIGPGALIANGVRYLVDPRVVTGTSWVTGADKADHHVVDLVCGRDFTPDGTIEAAEVRVGDPSPDGAGELVAARGIEIGHIFQLGRKFADAFGLDALGPDGKPVRITMGSYGVGVSRLVAAVAEQSHDDRGLIWPRAIAPADVQLVIAGKDDAMRAAAERLAAELDAEGVRVILDDRKASPGVKFADAELIGVPTILVVGRGLAQGVVEVKDRRSGERADVALDSVVSRIVEITRS; encoded by the coding sequence GTGATCACCAGGATGTCGTCGTTGTTCCTGCGCACCCTGCGCGAGGACCCGGCGGACGCCGAGGTTCCGAGTCACAAACTGCTGGTGCGTGCAGGCTATGTGCGGCGTGTCGCCCCGGGCGGCTACTCCTGGCTGCCGCTGGGGCTGCGGGTGCTGCGCAACATCGAGCGCATCGTTCGGGAGGAGATGGAGTCCTTCGGGGCGCAGGAGATCCAGTTCCCCGCGCTGCTGCCCAGGGAGCCGTACGAGACGAGCAATCGGTGGACCGAGTACGGGGACACCCTGTTCCGCGTCAAGGACCGCAAGGGGGCCGACTTCCTGCTCGGGCCGACGCACGAGGAGCTGTTCACCCTCACCGTGAAGGGTGAGTACGGCTCCTACAAGGACTTCCCCGTCACCCTGTACCAGATCCAGACGAAGTACCGGGACGAGGAGCGTCCGAGGGCGGGCATCCTGCGTACCAGGGAGTTCCTCATGAAGGACTCCTATTCCTTCGACGTGGACGACGAGGGGCTGGCGAACTCCTACCAGCAGCACCGCGACGCCTACATCAGGATCTTCGACAGGCTGGGGCTGCGCTACGTCATCGTCTCGGCGGTGTCGGGGGCCATGGGCGGCTCGGCGTCCGAGGAGTTCCTCGCCGAGAGCGAGACCGGTGAGGACACCTTCGTCCGGTGCCTGGAGTCCGGCTTCGCCGCCAACGTCGAGGCGATCACCACGCCCGCGCCGGCCGCGCGGCCCTTCGACGACGTGCCCGCGGCCTCGGTCCATCACACGCCGAACACCCCGACGATCGCGACGCTGGTCGATCACCTCAACGCCGCCGATCTGGGACGCGCCTTCACCGCGGCGGACACGTTGAAGAACGTCATGGTCAAGACACGTGCCCCCGGCGCCGAGGAGTGGGAGCTGCTGGGCGTCGGCGTCCCCGGCGACCGCGAGGTGGACTTCAAACGGCTGGAGGCCTCGCTCTACCCCACCGAGGTCGCGCTGTTGGAGGAGTCCGACTTCCAGCGGAATCCCTTCATGGTGAAGGGCTACATCGGGCCGGGCGCGCTGATCGCCAACGGCGTGCGGTACCTCGTCGACCCGAGGGTCGTCACGGGTACGTCCTGGGTCACCGGCGCGGACAAGGCCGATCACCACGTCGTGGACCTCGTCTGCGGACGTGACTTCACTCCGGACGGCACCATCGAGGCAGCCGAGGTCCGGGTCGGCGACCCGTCGCCGGACGGTGCGGGCGAACTGGTGGCGGCGCGGGGTATCGAGATCGGACACATCTTCCAGCTCGGCCGCAAGTTCGCCGACGCCTTCGGCTTGGACGCTCTCGGACCGGACGGCAAGCCCGTCCGCATCACGATGGGCTCCTACGGGGTCGGAGTCTCCCGTCTCGTCGCGGCCGTCGCCGAGCAGTCGCACGATGATCGAGGCCTGATCTGGCCGAGGGCGATCGCCCCCGCCGACGTCCAGCTGGTGATCGCGGGCAAGGACGACGCGATGCGGGCGGCGGCGGAGCGGCTGGCGGCTGAGCTCGACGCGGAGGGCGTGCGGGTGATCCTCGACGACCGTAAGGCGTCTCCGGGCGTGAAGTTCGCCGACGCCGAGCTGATCGGCGTGCCCACCATCCTGGTGGTGGGGCGCGGGCTGGCGCAGGGTGTGGTGGAGGTCAAGGACCGCCGCAGCGGTGAGCGTGCCGACGTCGCGCTCGACTCGGTGGTGTCCAGGATCGTCGAGATCACCCGGTCCTGA
- a CDS encoding LLM class flavin-dependent oxidoreductase: MTLSRSVPLSVLDLAPVVAGSTATEALRNTLDLARLAERLGYQRYWVAEHHNMPGIASSAPAVLIGQIAAHTSTMRIGSGGVMLPNHPPLVVAEQFGMLTAMHPGRIDLGIGRAPGTDQRTAAALRRTSNPLSVEDFPRQLAELIDYFDPAGGDPAWDVTAVPAPGNKPPVWLLGSSDYSATAAGMMGLPFSFAHHFSAQNTLPALAAYRRHFRPSPDLAKPYAMVAVGVVVAETEEQARWLAGSQALAMVRLRSGRPGLLPTPEEAAEYPYTEAELAVVESWSASYVVGTPESVTAQLDDLLAKTDADELMVTSMIHGHAERLRSFELLAEIGGLSPAGS, from the coding sequence GTGACCCTTTCTCGATCCGTCCCGCTCTCCGTGCTGGACCTCGCTCCCGTCGTCGCAGGCTCCACCGCCACCGAGGCCCTGCGGAACACTCTCGACCTGGCCCGACTCGCCGAACGCCTCGGCTATCAGCGCTACTGGGTCGCCGAACACCACAACATGCCGGGGATCGCCAGTTCCGCGCCCGCCGTGCTGATCGGTCAGATCGCGGCGCACACCTCCACGATGCGGATCGGGTCGGGCGGGGTGATGCTGCCGAATCATCCCCCGCTGGTGGTGGCCGAGCAGTTCGGCATGCTGACCGCGATGCACCCGGGACGCATCGATCTGGGCATCGGCCGCGCGCCGGGCACCGATCAGCGGACCGCCGCCGCCCTGCGTCGCACCAGCAACCCGTTGTCCGTGGAGGATTTCCCCAGGCAGCTCGCGGAGCTGATCGACTACTTCGACCCGGCGGGCGGCGATCCGGCCTGGGACGTCACCGCGGTGCCCGCGCCCGGCAACAAGCCGCCGGTGTGGCTGCTCGGCTCCAGCGACTACAGCGCCACCGCCGCTGGGATGATGGGCCTGCCGTTCTCCTTCGCCCACCACTTCAGTGCTCAGAACACCCTGCCAGCGCTCGCTGCCTACCGACGCCACTTCCGGCCCTCTCCGGATCTGGCGAAGCCTTACGCCATGGTGGCCGTCGGCGTGGTGGTGGCCGAGACGGAGGAACAGGCTCGGTGGCTGGCGGGTTCGCAGGCGTTGGCCATGGTGCGGCTTCGCTCGGGCAGGCCGGGGCTGCTGCCCACTCCTGAGGAGGCGGCGGAGTACCCCTACACCGAGGCCGAACTCGCCGTGGTCGAGTCCTGGTCGGCGTCCTACGTGGTGGGCACTCCGGAGTCCGTCACGGCCCAGCTGGACGACCTGCTGGCCAAGACCGACGCCGACGAGTTGATGGTCACCTCGATGATTCACGGGCACGCCGAGCGGCTGCGCTCCTTCGAGCTGCTGGCGGAGATCGGCGGGCTCAGCCCCGCAGGAAGCTGA